The proteins below are encoded in one region of Streptomyces sp. NBC_00490:
- a CDS encoding glycosyltransferase family 2 protein, producing the protein MGEALRVAVAVVTMGNRPEEVDALLESVAKQDVAPTRIVIVGNGCRLPEFAERLSLPGEVTVVELEENLGCPGGRNVGLARLREFGDVDVVVELDDDGLLVDADVLRRVRELFAADGQLGVVGFRIADELGETQQRHVPRVGASDPLRGGYVTGFLGGGHGFRMAMLDEIGDWPARFFFAHEETDLAWRAADAGWRILYAPELLLQHPKTSPARHAVYYRVNARNRVWLARRRLPLALIPVHLGVWVLLTLLRNRSAAGLRAWFGGFAEGIREPAGERRPMRWRTVWRLTRLGRPPVI; encoded by the coding sequence ATGGGGGAGGCGCTACGCGTCGCCGTCGCCGTCGTGACCATGGGGAACCGGCCGGAGGAGGTCGACGCGCTGCTGGAGTCGGTGGCCAAGCAGGACGTGGCGCCCACCCGGATCGTGATCGTCGGGAACGGCTGCCGGCTGCCGGAGTTCGCCGAGCGGCTGTCGCTGCCCGGTGAAGTCACCGTCGTGGAGCTGGAGGAGAACCTCGGCTGTCCCGGCGGGCGCAACGTCGGGCTCGCGCGGCTGCGGGAGTTCGGGGACGTCGACGTCGTCGTCGAGCTGGACGACGACGGGCTGCTCGTCGACGCCGATGTGCTGCGGCGGGTACGGGAGTTGTTCGCCGCCGACGGGCAACTCGGCGTCGTGGGCTTCCGGATCGCCGACGAGCTCGGGGAGACCCAGCAGCGGCACGTGCCCCGGGTCGGCGCCTCCGATCCGCTGCGCGGCGGATATGTGACCGGCTTCCTCGGCGGCGGGCACGGCTTCCGCATGGCGATGCTCGACGAGATCGGGGACTGGCCGGCCCGGTTCTTCTTCGCGCACGAGGAGACCGACCTGGCGTGGCGGGCCGCCGACGCGGGCTGGCGGATCCTGTACGCGCCCGAACTGCTGCTCCAGCACCCGAAGACCTCGCCCGCCCGGCACGCCGTCTACTACCGCGTGAACGCCCGCAACCGCGTCTGGCTGGCCCGGCGCCGGCTGCCGCTCGCGCTCATCCCGGTCCATCTCGGGGTCTGGGTGCTGCTCACCCTCCTGCGGAACCGGTCGGCGGCCGGGCTGCGCGCCTGGTTCGGCGGGTTCGCGGAAGGGATACGGGAACCGGCGGGGGAGCGGCGGCCCATGCGCTGGCGCACGGTCTGGCGGCTCACACGGCTGGGACGGCCGCCCGTCATCTGA